The Elgaria multicarinata webbii isolate HBS135686 ecotype San Diego chromosome 1, rElgMul1.1.pri, whole genome shotgun sequence genome has a window encoding:
- the EAF1 gene encoding ELL-associated factor 1, with protein MNGAANPLLDKEEHPLQLGESFERHPKASFHTIRYDFKPASIDTSCEGELQVGKGDEVTITLPHIPGSTPPMTVFKGNKRPYQKDCVLIINHDTGEYVLEKLSSSIQVKKTRAEGSSKIQARIEQQSARASQPSSTQFRAPTKPAAGPKTSPLKDNPSPEPQLDDIKRELRAEVEIIEQMSSSSGSSSSDSESSSGSDDESSSSDGDEAAHPSPSQQYNNRNPIANGTSRQQGSNQLMSTLRNDLQLSESGSDSDD; from the exons ATGAATGGCGCGGCGAACCCGCTGCTGGACAAGGAGGAACACCCACTACAGCTGGGCGAGAGCTTCGAGCGGCACCCCAAGGCCTCCTTCCATACCATCCGCT ATGACTTTAAACCAGCATCCATAGACACATCTTGTGAGGGGGAACTTCAAGTCGGTAAAGGAGATGAAGTCACAATTACATTACCACATATTCCA GGTTCCACTCCTCCAATGACTGTGTTCAAAGGAAATAAAAGGCCGTACCAAAAGGACTGTGTACTTATTATCAATCATGATACTGGGGAATATGTGCTTGAAAAGCTAAGCAGCAGCATTCAAGTCAAGAAGACAAG aGCTGAAGGCAGCAGTAAAATCCAGGCCCGAATAGAACAGCAATCTGCCCGAGCCTCACAACCTTCTTCCACCCAGTTCAGAGCTCCTACAAAGCCAGCAGCTGGTCCCAAAACCTCCCCATTGAAAGACAACCCTTCACCAGAGCCTCAGCTAGATGATATTAAGAGAG AGCTAAGAGCTGAGGTTGAAATCATTGAGCAGATGAGTagcagtagtggcagcagctCCTCTGATTCAGAGAGCTCCTCGGGGAGTGATGATGAAAGCTCTAGCAGTGATGGTGATGAAGCTGCACACCCTTCCCCTTCTCAGCAGTACAACAACAGGAACCCTATCGCCAATGGTACCAGCAGGCAACAAGGAAGCAATCAGCTCATGAGCACACTTA gaaatgaCTTGCAATTGAGTGAATCTGGGAGTGACAGCGATGATTAG